The nucleotide window TATGATCGTTCGCAAAAAGGCCATGGATGAAGTGGGAGCCTTTGATGAAGGATATTTTTTTTATCTTGAGGAGACAGACTGGGCTTACAGGATGAAACAAGCCGGGTGGGGCGTTTTTTTTGTACCGTCGGCCAGGATATTTCATGCGCAGGGCAAAAGTGTCGGTAACAATGCAAATAAAAAGATCATGTTTTATCGTTCTCGTTATTATTTTTTTAAAAAGTGGTACAAAAGAAGTTATGTCATTATTTATATCATTGGTTTTTTGCGACTGCTGGTCAATACTTTATTATCATTATTTGGCGTATTATTCACTTTAGGATTAAATGACGGGATAAGAAAAAGATTTGGTATTTATATTCAATTAATCCTCTGGCATTTCAACGGTTGTCCATCAAGCCTTTAAACATTGCATCAATCTCGGGAAACGTTTTCCAATTTTCCAAAAATATATTTATATCCCTTTGATGAGCGCGCTCAAATCGTTTCCGGCTATAATGCATGCACATGGCATCCAGGTCAACCAGCACAGGGTGTTGTTGATGAATAATTATGTTGGTCCCCTTCATATCCTGATGGCTGATCTTGGCAATGGCAAGGTTTTTAAAAATATCCAAAATGCGTTTGGCCACAACGGGTTGTTGCTGTTTATTGCCATCATTAAAAAAGTCAATTGCATTCATGCCGTCAATATAATCATATACGAAATACGCCGTACTCCTGAAATATCCAAAACGTCTTTCCAGCATGGCCACCGGCATCGGGGTTGCGATGCCCAACATTAACAGCAGGTGTGCACTTTGCCAGGAATGCATTGCACGCGATGGCCTTAAAAAGCGCCTAAGCCTGTGTCTGATATTTTTGATGTTATATCGTTTAACCACCAGGTCGTGTTCGTTGATCTTAATTCTTATTACGGTGGAGCTGTTTCCCTTTTTGAGAAAAATGCTTTTCGGGTCATTTATGATCCTGTCAGGGTTATGCAGAAAAGCGGTCATTTCCGGAGTATCATAAGCTTTTTTGCAAAGTATAAAACGAGTAAAAGACCTGCGGCAAGTCAACTCTGAATATTCCTTTAAATTTAACTTAAGGTAATTTTTTATCCTCCACCTTCGCCAGCGTTTAATTCGTAAATCCAGTTTTCCAAATATACCTTCAGACTCTTTCAAACCGGATGCTTCAATATATTCTGTATACAGGTCAACAATAAGGGAGTAATCTGGTAAGGTAAACTGTGCGAACAGCATGGCGAGATTTTTTAAGCGGTCTTTGACTTTCAAAGGACGGCCTTTTTTGTTCTGCCGAATGGGTGTTCCATCAATGGTATAGATTGTTTTGTTCTTAATCAGAAAGTTATTCAGATGCAGATCAAGATGCTTTATGCCTGCCTGGTGCATTTTAGCTTGGATTATCATCAGCTTGCGTATCAGGTTTCGTTTCTCTTGAATGCTTTCAACGGTACTCCAAACGCTTCCTAACTCAGTGGATGGGTAAATATAGTTAAATATTAATGCCCCGGCTTTTTTGTCCTGTGTTTTCCCGATAAATAACAAATCAGGTGCAGGGATACCTGCTTTTAATAGTGCCTGGATTCCCGATGACTCTCGATTTACATGACGGTTAATCTGAAGCGGCTGATAAAACAACTTGGCAACCACCTTGTGCTTCCTCCACCTTCCCAAGTATACGGCTCGCTTCCCCGGGATAAGATTTAACAGTCTTTCACAGACCAGATGTTCATTGCTTCCATCTATGGACAAGCAAAAGGGTAGCTTAATTTCTCCTGCTGAATTTCGCAGTTTTATACCGTTATACTGAATCATAAGGTCATCAAAAGAATGTTGAAAAAGCTATTAAAGGATAACTTAGGTTTTCCGGGTACAAAAAAAGAATATTTTGATATGCCGAAGTCAAGTGCCTGATTGGGTCAGAAGTTTTGTACAGGCATTCATTACTCTGTTTACATCAAGCTTTCTCATACAGTCCCGATGTGGACAATGTTTCAGATAGCAGGGCACGCATTCCATTTCGGTCATACTTACGACAAGGCTTTTATGATTTTGTGGTCCTACATAATACGGATCTGTGGGACCAAACAAAGCGACTATCGGAATGTCTATCGATGAGGCAAGGTGCATAATTCCAGAATCTATGCCCACAAATAGCTTTGCATCTTTTATGATTGAACAGAGTGAACGAAGTCCGGTATTTCCGGTTAAATCCACCACAAACGGCTCTTTGTTCCGGTTGCTTTCCAT belongs to Thermodesulfobacteriota bacterium and includes:
- a CDS encoding lipopolysaccharide kinase InaA family protein translates to MIQYNGIKLRNSAGEIKLPFCLSIDGSNEHLVCERLLNLIPGKRAVYLGRWRKHKVVAKLFYQPLQINRHVNRESSGIQALLKAGIPAPDLLFIGKTQDKKAGALIFNYIYPSTELGSVWSTVESIQEKRNLIRKLMIIQAKMHQAGIKHLDLHLNNFLIKNKTIYTIDGTPIRQNKKGRPLKVKDRLKNLAMLFAQFTLPDYSLIVDLYTEYIEASGLKESEGIFGKLDLRIKRWRRWRIKNYLKLNLKEYSELTCRRSFTRFILCKKAYDTPEMTAFLHNPDRIINDPKSIFLKKGNSSTVIRIKINEHDLVVKRYNIKNIRHRLRRFLRPSRAMHSWQSAHLLLMLGIATPMPVAMLERRFGYFRSTAYFVYDYIDGMNAIDFFNDGNKQQQPVVAKRILDIFKNLAIAKISHQDMKGTNIIIHQQHPVLVDLDAMCMHYSRKRFERAHQRDINIFLENWKTFPEIDAMFKGLMDNR